A genomic window from Nodosilinea sp. FACHB-141 includes:
- a CDS encoding Na+/H+ antiporter NhaC family protein — MISCDGIDSMLYTLWTMIGAMTFGAIMEKFGMLTKLINPVLLRARPQGKLFAGDQYTALVLPLHVSRIEFQRGSQPQNLSCLTADAGTATSALTWNSCSAFMAVTLEVSTFLCFPFAVFNIASPILSLLYGITGFKIDKLLTAFGSAAEAL, encoded by the coding sequence CTGATTTCTTGTGACGGCATAGACAGCATGCTCTACACCCTGTGGACTATGATTGGGGCCATGACTTTTGGCGCCATCATGGAAAAGTTTGGCATGCTGACCAAGCTGATTAACCCAGTGCTGCTGCGGGCGCGCCCCCAGGGCAAGCTATTTGCGGGTGACCAGTACACTGCCCTGGTGCTGCCCCTCCACGTGTCTCGGATCGAGTTTCAACGAGGGTCGCAGCCCCAAAATCTGTCGTGTCTGACCGCCGATGCGGGTACTGCTACCTCAGCCCTGACGTGGAATTCTTGCAGTGCGTTCATGGCGGTAACGCTGGAAGTCTCTACATTTCTGTGTTTTCCCTTTGCGGTTTTTAACATCGCCAGCCCCATTCTGTCGCTGCTCTACGGCATTACGGGCTTCAAAATTGATAAGCTGCTCACCGCCTTTGGCTCTGCCGCCGAGGCGCTTTAG
- a CDS encoding cyanophycinase, with translation MGTEQQLGALVIIGGAEDKEGDCVVLREFVRAAGGVDAEIAVMTAATSLPDEVGDDYTRVFERLGAKRVDVVHTDRREDSEREDNLEKIKGATGIFFTGGDQSRIVEYIKGTPLNDAIQQRRQEGAVIGGTSAGAAMMPDEMIIEGDSVSNPSVGAVEMGPGMGFLPGIVVDQHFAQRGRLGRLLAALVLQPAVLGLGIDENTAIIVTGDEFQVVGAGTITVVDETTATHNNLEGLLKDEPIALCDVKLHILPHGYRYNLKTHTPIV, from the coding sequence ATGGGTACCGAACAACAGCTAGGCGCACTGGTCATTATTGGCGGCGCGGAGGATAAAGAAGGCGACTGCGTCGTCCTGCGAGAATTTGTCCGAGCCGCTGGTGGGGTCGATGCCGAGATTGCCGTGATGACGGCTGCCACTAGCCTGCCCGACGAAGTGGGCGATGATTACACTCGCGTGTTTGAGCGGCTGGGGGCCAAGCGAGTCGATGTGGTACACACCGACCGCCGAGAAGATTCTGAACGCGAGGACAATTTAGAAAAAATCAAAGGGGCTACCGGCATCTTCTTTACCGGTGGTGATCAATCTCGCATCGTTGAATATATCAAAGGCACCCCCCTCAACGACGCAATTCAGCAACGCCGTCAGGAAGGGGCCGTGATTGGCGGCACCAGCGCCGGGGCCGCCATGATGCCCGACGAGATGATTATAGAGGGCGATTCGGTCTCAAACCCCAGCGTCGGTGCGGTAGAAATGGGCCCAGGCATGGGGTTCTTGCCCGGTATTGTGGTCGACCAGCACTTTGCTCAGCGGGGAAGACTAGGTCGGCTGCTGGCGGCCCTGGTGCTCCAACCCGCTGTCCTCGGCTTGGGCATCGATGAGAACACGGCTATCATCGTCACTGGCGATGAGTTTCAAGTCGTGGGGGCAGGCACCATCACCGTGGTCGATGAAACCACCGCCACCCACAACAACCTGGAAGGGTTGCTCAAGGATGAACCCATTGCCCTATGCGATGTCAAGCTGCACATTTTGCCCCATGGCTACCGTTACAACCTCAAGACCCACACCCCGATTGTGTAG
- a CDS encoding Lin0512 family protein, translating to MAHKRLIIEMGMGVDQHGQDPTVAAARAVRNAIAHNALPGVWEVAGLSHPNEMLVEVQVAVPFPDQVRQDEVLAVLPFGQKTLVLKEGGMVVAGRAIPELDDKNDDMYVAIAAVTVSIPGE from the coding sequence GTGGCCCACAAGCGACTAATTATTGAAATGGGTATGGGCGTCGATCAGCACGGCCAAGACCCCACCGTGGCGGCAGCGCGAGCAGTGCGCAATGCGATCGCCCACAACGCCCTTCCCGGCGTCTGGGAAGTCGCCGGCCTCAGCCACCCCAACGAAATGCTGGTCGAAGTGCAGGTCGCCGTCCCCTTTCCCGATCAGGTGCGGCAAGATGAGGTGCTAGCGGTGCTGCCCTTTGGCCAAAAGACCCTAGTGCTCAAGGAAGGCGGCATGGTAGTAGCCGGACGCGCCATCCCTGAGCTAGACGATAAGAACGACGATATGTATGTAGCGATCGCCGCCGTTACCGTCTCGATTCCCGGTGAGTGA
- a CDS encoding TrkA family potassium uptake protein, giving the protein MLNSSFRRIVTGIIFFSLTVVTAVIGYMVAGWNFLDAIYMVVITIFGVGYGEVQPLTSPPLKVFTIFVIIAGALSVAYIVSGFVQMITEGEIHRALNVKRMTNEIASLEDHVIICGFGRIGQLVARKLKRDRQPFIIIDNDLERVALAKEQGYLIYQGNATDEAALEAAGILRAKSLATVLPNDAANVFITLTAREMNPDLMILARGEMPSTEKKLRLAGADHVVLPASISALRMAHLISHPSAVDFLAQTDGQHGLNEFLAELDIQLNELVIDAASPLIGGTIGDIEVKGQGTFITVALRRADGEVIIHPSRATYLALGDSIILMGHQGDMPNFAQQNAMKKEMRYRGARLR; this is encoded by the coding sequence ATGCTAAATAGCTCGTTTCGGCGGATTGTCACGGGGATTATCTTCTTCTCGCTGACGGTGGTGACGGCGGTAATTGGCTACATGGTGGCGGGTTGGAATTTCCTCGACGCCATCTATATGGTAGTGATCACCATCTTTGGGGTGGGCTATGGGGAAGTGCAGCCCCTGACCTCGCCGCCGCTCAAGGTATTTACGATTTTTGTGATTATCGCGGGAGCGCTGTCGGTGGCCTACATTGTGTCGGGCTTCGTGCAGATGATCACCGAAGGGGAAATTCATCGAGCCCTGAATGTAAAACGCATGACTAACGAGATTGCCAGCCTGGAAGACCACGTGATTATCTGTGGCTTTGGTCGCATTGGCCAGCTGGTGGCCCGCAAGCTAAAGCGCGATCGCCAGCCGTTCATCATTATTGACAACGATTTGGAACGAGTGGCCTTGGCCAAGGAGCAGGGCTATTTAATTTATCAGGGAAATGCCACCGACGAAGCCGCCCTGGAGGCAGCGGGCATTCTCCGGGCCAAGTCGCTGGCGACGGTGCTGCCCAACGACGCTGCCAACGTATTCATTACCCTCACGGCGCGAGAGATGAACCCAGACCTGATGATTTTGGCTCGGGGTGAAATGCCCTCCACCGAGAAAAAGCTGCGGCTGGCGGGAGCCGACCACGTGGTGCTGCCCGCCAGCATTAGCGCCCTGCGCATGGCCCATCTGATTAGTCACCCGTCAGCGGTGGACTTTTTGGCGCAGACCGATGGCCAGCACGGGCTCAATGAGTTTTTGGCGGAGCTAGATATTCAGCTGAATGAGCTGGTGATTGATGCCGCCTCACCGCTAATTGGCGGCACCATCGGCGACATCGAGGTCAAGGGCCAGGGCACATTTATTACCGTGGCCCTGCGCCGAGCCGATGGTGAGGTGATCATTCACCCCAGCCGGGCTACCTATCTGGCCCTGGGCGACTCGATTATTTTGATGGGCCACCAGGGGGATATGCCTAACTTTGCTCAGCAGAACGCAATGAAGAAGGAAATGAGGTATCGGGGGGCGAGGTTGAGGTAG
- a CDS encoding M3 family metallopeptidase — MTATVLQNPLLIGAGLPPFDSIDTAHIVPGITTLIDDLTTALETLETQVTPTWDGLVEPLTRIEERLGWSWGIVGHLMGVKNSPELRAAYEEVQPPLVQFATRLGQSKPIYEAFKQLRASDQWASFDPAQQRIVESSIREAELSGVGLEGAEKDRFNEIQQSLAELTNKFSNNVLDATKAFSLTLTTAEEIDGLPPSLLAQAAQAARDAGEENANAAAGPWRITLDYPSFGPFMQHSRRRDLREQLYRAFVTRASEGDLDNSPNIEKILELRHEMANLLGYATYADLSLARKMAPSVEAIEKLMGELRVASYDTAVKELEELKAFAQSKGAAEADSLTHWDTAFWAERIREEKYGLNDEELRPYFPLPQVLDGLFALAHRIFDVTIAPADGEAPVWHPDVRYFQVLNSSGDPIAHFYLDPYSRPAEKRGGAWMDDCINRGKINDQVRLPVAYLVCNQAPPVDGKPSLMTFRDVETLFHEFGHGLQHMLTKVDFTGAAGISNVEWDAVELPSQFMENWCYHRDTLLTLARHVDTGAPLPEDLYQKIVAARTFMTGSAILRQVRFGWTDIELHHRYRPGSGETVTTVSQRIAEQSSILKPLPEDAFLCAFTHIFAGGYAAGYYSYFWAEVLSADAFAAFEEAGLNNEGAIAATGRRFRDTVLALGGSRHPMEVFKAFRGREPSTQALLRHRGLVAA; from the coding sequence ATGACAGCTACCGTTTTGCAAAACCCCCTCCTAATTGGTGCCGGTCTACCTCCCTTCGACAGCATCGACACAGCCCACATCGTGCCGGGCATCACCACCCTCATTGACGACCTCACTACCGCTCTAGAAACACTAGAAACCCAAGTTACCCCCACTTGGGACGGCCTGGTTGAGCCCCTCACCCGCATTGAAGAGCGCCTGGGCTGGAGCTGGGGCATTGTTGGCCATCTGATGGGTGTAAAAAACAGCCCTGAGCTGCGCGCTGCCTACGAAGAAGTGCAGCCGCCCTTGGTGCAGTTCGCCACCCGTCTTGGCCAGAGCAAGCCCATTTACGAAGCTTTCAAACAGCTTCGCGCCAGCGACCAGTGGGCCAGCTTCGACCCAGCCCAGCAGCGCATTGTCGAGTCCTCAATTCGTGAGGCTGAGCTGTCAGGGGTAGGCCTAGAGGGGGCCGAAAAAGACCGCTTTAACGAGATTCAGCAGAGTCTGGCCGAACTGACCAACAAGTTCTCCAACAACGTGCTCGACGCCACTAAGGCCTTTAGCCTCACCCTCACCACCGCTGAAGAAATCGACGGGTTGCCCCCCAGCCTGCTAGCCCAAGCCGCTCAAGCCGCCCGCGACGCCGGCGAAGAAAACGCCAACGCCGCTGCTGGCCCCTGGCGAATCACGCTGGATTACCCCAGCTTTGGCCCGTTCATGCAGCACAGCCGCCGCCGCGACCTGCGCGAGCAGCTCTATCGCGCCTTTGTCACCCGCGCCTCTGAGGGCGATCTCGACAACAGCCCCAACATCGAGAAAATTCTCGAGCTGCGCCACGAAATGGCCAACCTGCTGGGCTACGCCACCTATGCCGACCTCAGCTTGGCCCGCAAAATGGCCCCCTCTGTGGAGGCGATCGAAAAGCTGATGGGTGAGCTGCGGGTGGCCAGCTACGACACCGCCGTCAAGGAGCTGGAAGAACTCAAAGCCTTTGCTCAATCGAAGGGAGCGGCCGAGGCCGACAGCCTCACCCACTGGGACACCGCCTTTTGGGCCGAGCGCATCCGCGAAGAAAAGTACGGCCTCAATGATGAAGAGCTGCGCCCCTACTTCCCGCTGCCCCAGGTGCTCGACGGTCTGTTTGCCCTAGCCCACCGCATTTTTGATGTCACCATTGCCCCTGCCGATGGCGAAGCCCCGGTATGGCACCCCGACGTACGCTATTTCCAGGTGCTGAATAGCAGCGGCGACCCGATCGCCCACTTCTACCTCGACCCCTACAGCCGCCCTGCCGAAAAGCGCGGCGGTGCCTGGATGGATGACTGCATCAACCGGGGCAAGATCAACGACCAAGTACGGCTGCCCGTGGCCTACCTGGTGTGCAACCAGGCTCCCCCAGTGGACGGCAAACCCAGCCTAATGACCTTCCGCGACGTGGAAACCCTGTTCCATGAGTTCGGTCACGGCCTTCAGCACATGCTGACCAAGGTTGATTTCACCGGAGCCGCAGGCATTAGCAATGTGGAGTGGGACGCCGTCGAGCTGCCCAGCCAGTTTATGGAGAACTGGTGCTACCACCGCGATACCCTGCTCACCCTGGCCCGCCACGTCGATACCGGTGCGCCTCTGCCCGAAGATCTGTATCAGAAGATCGTCGCTGCCCGCACCTTTATGACCGGCAGCGCCATTCTGCGCCAGGTGCGGTTTGGCTGGACTGACATTGAGCTGCACCATCGCTACCGCCCCGGCAGCGGCGAAACGGTGACTACCGTCAGCCAGCGGATTGCTGAGCAGTCCTCCATTCTCAAGCCCCTGCCCGAGGATGCTTTTCTCTGCGCCTTTACCCACATTTTTGCCGGGGGCTACGCGGCAGGCTACTACAGCTACTTCTGGGCCGAGGTGCTGAGCGCCGACGCCTTCGCCGCCTTTGAAGAAGCGGGGCTAAACAACGAGGGCGCGATCGCCGCCACCGGTCGCCGCTTCCGCGATACCGTACTCGCCCTAGGCGGTAGCCGTCATCCGATGGAAGTGTTCAAGGCCTTCCGAGGCCGTGAACCCAGCACCCAAGCGCTGCTCCGCCACCGCGGTCTAGTAGCCGCTTAG
- a CDS encoding SulP family inorganic anion transporter gives MTAKPKYSRFSALLPGLARLRHYPMDWLRQDSLAGITVAAYLIPQCMAYGELAGVGPVQGLWAILPALLLYTLVGTSPQLSVGPESSTAVMTAVAIAPLAATSGTDYTVLASLLACAVGVLCLIGYVARLGFLADLLSKPILIGYMTGVAVIMIAGQLSRVSGIPIEAESVVGQLAEFWRHLDQAHGPTLAVGGFVLVFLFAVQARFSQLPGPLLAVLLATGMVVLLGLEQQGVKVVGEIPAGLPRFVVPLTSRQEAQQILTAAVGIAIVGYSDNVLTARALATRNHQSIDANQELFALGVANLGGGLMQGFPVSSSASRAAIGDSMGSKSQVYSLAAFGVVLGVLLFLRPLLAMFPTAALGALVIFAATKLVDIPEFLRLRAFRQGDFALALATTVGVLATDLLVGVAIAVGLSVIELFARIARPHDAVMGRVPNIAGLHDVTDWPGATTIPGLVIYRYDAPLFFANAGNLQRRALAVIEAEATPVEWFVINTEAMVGIDVTAADMLVELHETLKQQGITLALARVKQDLYVQLERCGLLKLIGTEHIFFTLPSAIEGFHQRDRPGEHS, from the coding sequence TTGACTGCAAAACCCAAGTATTCTCGTTTCTCTGCCCTATTGCCCGGGCTAGCGCGCTTGCGCCATTACCCTATGGACTGGCTGCGGCAGGACAGTCTGGCGGGTATCACCGTGGCTGCCTACCTCATTCCCCAGTGCATGGCCTATGGGGAACTGGCGGGAGTGGGGCCAGTGCAAGGGCTGTGGGCCATTTTGCCGGCGCTGCTGCTGTACACCCTGGTGGGCACGTCACCTCAGCTCTCGGTGGGGCCAGAGTCGAGCACGGCGGTGATGACGGCAGTAGCGATCGCCCCTCTGGCGGCAACCTCTGGCACGGACTACACCGTTTTGGCGTCTCTGCTGGCCTGTGCGGTGGGAGTGCTGTGCTTAATAGGGTATGTGGCCCGCCTGGGCTTTTTAGCTGATTTGCTGTCAAAGCCAATTTTAATTGGCTACATGACTGGAGTCGCTGTCATTATGATCGCCGGACAGCTCAGCCGAGTGAGCGGTATACCGATTGAGGCTGAATCGGTGGTGGGGCAGCTGGCAGAATTTTGGCGCCACTTGGACCAGGCTCACGGGCCAACGCTGGCGGTAGGGGGCTTTGTTTTGGTGTTTTTGTTTGCGGTGCAGGCTCGGTTTTCGCAGCTACCTGGGCCGCTGCTGGCAGTGCTGCTAGCAACCGGCATGGTGGTGTTGCTGGGGCTGGAGCAGCAGGGGGTCAAAGTCGTAGGCGAAATTCCGGCGGGGCTACCTCGTTTTGTGGTGCCGTTGACCTCTCGCCAGGAGGCGCAACAAATTTTGACGGCGGCAGTGGGAATTGCGATCGTCGGTTACTCGGACAATGTGCTGACGGCGCGGGCGTTGGCGACCCGCAACCACCAAAGCATAGATGCCAATCAGGAGCTGTTTGCCTTGGGAGTGGCCAATCTGGGCGGCGGGCTGATGCAGGGCTTTCCGGTGAGCAGCAGCGCTAGCCGTGCGGCCATTGGCGACTCTATGGGCAGCAAGAGCCAGGTGTATTCGCTAGCAGCCTTTGGGGTCGTGCTGGGGGTGCTGTTGTTTCTGCGACCGCTATTGGCGATGTTCCCGACGGCGGCACTGGGGGCGCTGGTGATTTTTGCCGCCACTAAACTAGTAGATATTCCCGAATTTCTGAGGCTGAGAGCATTTCGCCAGGGTGATTTTGCCTTGGCGCTGGCAACTACGGTAGGGGTGTTGGCGACGGATTTGCTGGTGGGGGTGGCGATCGCCGTCGGCCTCTCTGTGATCGAACTCTTTGCCCGCATTGCCCGCCCCCACGATGCGGTTATGGGTAGGGTGCCTAACATTGCTGGGCTGCACGATGTGACAGACTGGCCAGGAGCAACCACCATCCCGGGGCTGGTGATTTACCGCTATGATGCACCGCTGTTTTTTGCCAACGCTGGAAATTTACAGCGTCGCGCCCTGGCGGTGATCGAAGCTGAAGCCACGCCAGTGGAGTGGTTTGTGATCAATACCGAGGCCATGGTCGGGATTGACGTTACCGCCGCCGACATGTTGGTAGAACTGCACGAAACCCTGAAGCAGCAAGGCATTACCCTGGCCCTGGCGCGGGTTAAACAGGATCTCTACGTCCAGTTAGAGCGCTGTGGGCTGCTAAAGCTGATCGGCACCGAGCACATCTTCTTTACGCTGCCTAGCGCGATCGAAGGGTTTCACCAGCGCGATCGCCCTGGCGAACATTCTTAA